GGGCGGAGCCCGGTCGTACGGACCAACCACTCGTCCGTGGGGTTTTGCCACACCGGAGCACTAGCGGTCACCCGATTGGGGAATAGTCAACGAGCTTTCCCCATGCGGGAGTTGACGATTCAGCCGAAAAGCGCGCAATGCGATGGACGGCACGGCAGTGCGACAGCGCGACCCCGGGACAGCATGACTGCGGGACAGCCGGACGGCATCCGCACGCGGGCTGCGCAGCGCCCACGCCCGGAAGCAGCCCTCCGAAAGGACCTGTCGGCTACGGCCGCGACCGGAGTCCCTCCAGCAGGATGTCCAGCAGTCGCGCCGAGGCCGCCGCCTGCTGCGCCGCGTCCGGCAGCGAGGGCGCCGCCGTGGCGATCACCAGCAGAACGTCCGCCACGGTCACGTCCGCCCGCAGCTCGCCGGCCTCGCGCGCCCGCTCCACGAGTTGCCCGACGACCTCGAGCAGCGCGGCCGCACCGGCGTCGACCTCGTCGCCGTCGGGAGCGACCGACTCGGCCTCGGGGGCCGAACGCTGCTCCACCAGTCGCAGTTCGGGAGTCGGCTGGGTCCGCTGCTGCGGCACCCGCGCCTCGTCCACCACGGCTCCGTCGGCCCGCTCGTCGGCGACACCGACCCGCAGGATCTGCGGCGGCAGCAGCCGTCCCGCGCCCGAGGCGACGGACGTCCGCAGGAAGCGCGACAGCGCCGACCACGGCTCGTCCTCCTGACCGAGGGCGGACCGGGCCTGGTCGGTCAGCCGGGAGGTCTCCTCCTCGGCTATCCGCCGGACCAGGACGTCCTTGCTCGGGAAGCGCCGGTACACCGTGCCGACACCGACCCGCGCCCGCCGCGCCACGTCCTCCATCGGCGCGCCGTATCCCAGCTCGCCGAAGACCTCGCGTGCCGCGCGCAGTACATGCTCAAGATTGCGCTGTGCGTCCACGCGCAGCGGCGTCGTACGCGATCCGTCTCCCGGATCGCGCCCGTTGCTCGCCGCTGCGCCGACCACGCCACCGGATGTGATGGCAGATGCGGTCGACCAATGAGAGTCCTGAATGTGCATAAGCGTTCCCCCGGTAATGACGTCTCCCCCCGGAGACTCTCCCCGCCATTGGCAGCCGGGGCGTGCGGGAACAAGCATGTTTCACAGGTCCTCGTGCGGACCTGCCGAGCGCATCCCCCTACACCCCGTCGACACACGAACATAGTTGAGAGGGGGTCAATTCAGAAGGGGCAGGTTCCGCACGGAGCGCCCCCCGATCGGAGTACGGGCCGGATACGTCCCGGTTACGCCCCCTACTGTCACCCCGCTCACACCCGCTGACCTGCGAACCTTCCCCGCACTCCGGCAAATCGGCCAACCCGCGGCACCGTCGGCGGCCGGTCACACAAATTGCCGAGCCTGTGGACAAACTCAAGAGCTGGGTGCGTCATGGGATGGTGAAGGAACCTGTGCGCATTCTCATCGTCGGCGGCGGCTACGTGGGGCTGTACACCGCTCTGCGTCTGCAGCGGAAGCTGAAGCCCGAACTCAAGCGGGGCGACGTGGAGATCGTGGTGGTCTCGCCCGACCCCTATATGACGTATCAGCCCTTCCTTCCCGAAGCCGCGGCCGGATCCATCTCCCCGCGCCACGTCGTCGTCCCGCTGCGCCGGGTCCTCGACGACTGCCAGGTCGTGATCGGCGAGGCACAGTCCATCGACCACGCCAAGCGAACCGTCACCCTCACCACGCTCGCCACCGAGGAAGAGGGGGGCACCGAACAGCTGTCGTACGACGAACTCGTCCTCGCCCCCGGCTCGATCTCACGCACGCTCCCGATCCCGGGCCTCGCCGAGTACGCCATCGGATTCAAGACCGTCGAAGAGGCCATCGGCCTGCGCAACCACGTCATCGAGCAGATGGACATCGCCTCCTCCACCCGCGACCCCGCGATCCGCGACGCGGCCCTGACCTTCGTCTTCGTAGGCGGCGGTTACGCCGGAGTGGAGGCGCTCGCCGAGCTGGAGGACATGGCCCGCTACACCGCGCGCTACTACCACAACGTCAAGGCCGACGACATGAAGTGGATCCTCGTCGAGGCCTCGAACCGGATCCTCCCCGAGGTCGGCGAGGAGATGGGCAAGTACACCGTCACCCAGCTGCGCCAACGCAACATCGACGTACGCCTGGAGACCCGCCTCGACTCCTGCGCCGACCGGATCGCCGTCCTGAGCGACGGCTCCCGCTTCCCGACGCGCACCGTCGTGTGGACCGCCGGAGTGAAACCGCACCCCGTCCTCGCCGCCTCCGACCTCCCGCTGAACGAACGCGGCCGCCTCAAGTGCACCGCCCAGCTGACGATCGACGGCGCCACGCACGCGTGGGGGGCGGGAGACGCCGCCGCCGTCCCCGACGTCACCGCCGCGGAACCCGGCAAGGAGACCGCGCCCAACGCCCAGCACGCCGTACGCCAGGCCAAGGTCCTCGGCGACAACATCGCCGCCTCACTGCGCGGACAGCCCCTCCAGGAGTACGCGCACAAATACGTCGGCTCGGTCGCGTCCCTCGGGCTGCACAAGGGTGTCGCACACGTCTACGGGCGCAAGCTGAAGGGTTATCCTGCCTGGTTCATGCACCGCGTCTACCACCTGAGCAGGGTGCCGACCTTCAACCGCAAGGCCCGTGTCCTCGCCGAATGGACCTTGTCGGGGCTCTTCAAGAGGGAGATCGTGTCCCTGGGATCGCTCGAACACCCCCGAGCGGAGTTCGAACTCGCGGCCGGTGGAAAGCCTCCTCAGGACCCGAAGGGGTCGTCCTGACCGGACCCAGGAACTCCACCGGAAGGGCCGGCGTCTGACGGATGTCGGTCCGGTCGGCCAGACTGGTCCACGACCTTGGGCGGGCCCACCGCTCGCTCATCGAACCCACGAGGCAATCCCCAAGTGAACTTCACGCGCTGGAGCGCCCGGCTCCCCGGAACGCAGCGCCGCTCCGCGGCACGGACCGAGCACACGGTCACCCCGGACCGCCGAGGGGAAGGCTCCGTGCCCGCGGCCCGCGCCGAGCAGCTCACCGACGACCCGCCGTGCGTGCCCGCCGTCGACGACCTGCCCGTCCGCGAGGTCCTCGACCGCGTCCCGGCGCTCGTCGCCCTCGTGCACGGCCCCGACCACCGCGTGGCGTACGTCAACGACGCCTACGTAGCGGCGTTCGGCGCCCGCGCGGTCGGCGACCCCGCCCGCGAGATCCTGCCCGAACTCGACGAACTCGGCCTGCTCCCGCTCCTCGACCAGGTCCTGCGCAGCTCCAAGCCCCGCACGGTCAAGTCCCGCAAGGCCCCCGGCGGCCGCTCCTACACGTTCACCTGCACACCGGTCGACATGCCCGAGGACAGCGCCGGCGGCGTGCTCATCTTCGCCGCCGACGTCACCGACCACGCCGAGGCCGCCGAGCGGCTGCGCGCCAGCGAACGCGAACAGCGCGAGACGGCCGTCACCCTTCAGCATTCACTCCTGCCCCAGGAACTGGAGGAGCCCGACGACCTGCGCATCGCGGCCACCTACCAGCCCGGCGGCACGGAGGCCGCGGTCGGCGGCGACTGGTACGACGTGATCACCCTCGGCGGCGGCCGCACCGCGCTCGTCATCGGCGACGTCATGGGCCGCGGGGTCCGCGCGGCTGCGGTCATGGGCCAGCTTCGTACGGCCGTACGCGCGTACGCCCGCCTCGACCTGCCCCCGCACGAGGTCCTCCAGCTCCTCGACGGCCTCGCCACCGAGATCGACGCCAACCAGATCGCCACCTGCGCGTATGCCGTCCACGACCCCAACGAGGGACGCCTCGTGTACGCCTCCGCAGGCCATCTGCCGATCCTGGTCCGCGACGAGAGCGGCACCGTGATCCGCGCCGACGAACCCACCGGGCCCCCGCTCGGCACCGGCGGCTGGATCCACGCCTCGGGCTCCGTCCCGCTCGGCCCCGGCTCCACCGCGGTCCTCTACACCGACGGCCTCGTCGAGCGGCGCGACGCCGACCTCGACGAGGGCATCGCGGCCCTGGCAACCGCCCTCTCCGGAGCCACCGGCACCCCTCAGGTCGTCTGCGACCGCCTCGTCCGCTCGGCGGGCGTCACCGCGGACCACGACGACGACGTGGCCGTCCTGGTCCTCCAGCACCCCGCCCGCACCGGCCCCGACGGCGAGCTCTTCCGCAACGCCGCCCTGGAACTCCTCGGCGGCGTAGAAGCGGCGCCACGCGCGCGTGCCTTCGCCTCCGGCGTCCTCACGAGCTGGCGCTTCCCCACAGAACTGCACGACCTCGGCGTCCTGGCGGCCAGCGAACTCGTCGCCAACTCCCTCCAGCACGGCACCCCACCCATGCGCCTACGCCTGCGCCGCACCGACCGCCGCCTGATCATCGAGGTGACCGACGGCGACGACCACCTCCCCCGCCGCCGCCGCGCCGAGCCCGCCGACGAGGCCGGGCGCGGTATCGCGATCGTGGCGACCATCGCCTCCAACTGGGGGTCACGGCGCACCCCGGGCGGAGGCAAGGCGGTCTGGTGCGAGTTCGCTCTGCCGCGGGGGGAAGGCTGACGGGAGTGGGCCCTGGGGCGCCACCCGGCTGTCAGGCGTTCGCCGGCACCGGCTCCGCCGGGGTGTTCCCCTGCGCGACCACCCGGCTCTTCGCCAGCGAGGGCTGGTTCTGGACAGGGGTGAGCTGCCGCCCCAGCCGCACGGCAAGGAACGTGATGCCCAGCGAGAACAACAGGAACGTCACGATGTACGGCGCGTGCAGCGAAGCCCCCATCGGACCACCCACCGCCGGCCCGATCGCCAACGCAAGCTGCTTCACCAGGGCGAACGCCGAGTTGTACTGACCCGCCAGCCCCGTCGGCGCCAGGTCGGCGACCAGAGGGGCCACCGTCGGCGACAGCATCGCCTCACCGAGACCGAAGAGCGCGTACGTCGACACGAACGCGGCAGTCGCCATGGTCTGGCTCCCGTGCCCGAGCCCCGCATACCCGGCCGCCACCCACGCGAGAGCCCAGATGAGCCCCACGGCAGCGATCACCCGCGACCGCTTCCGACGCTCGACGAACTTCAGCACCGCGAACTGCGCGACCGCGATCATCGCCGTGTTCGCCGCCATCGCCGTACCCAGCGCGGACGTCGAGATCCCGGCCGCCTCCACGCCGTACGCGGACAGCCCCGACTCGAACTGCCCGTAGCAGGCGAAGAACAGCACGAAGCCCAGCACGCACAGCTGCACCATGGCCCGGTTGCCGAGCAACGACTTCAGGCTCCCGCCCTTGGCCTGCGGCGCGCCCTCGACCTTCGGCGCACGCGGCATCCGCACCGTCGACATGATCACGACGAGCATCAGGAACATCGCCGCCTCGATCGCGAACAGCAGCGTGAACGAGCTCGCCCGCGAGGTGTCGACGATGTGGCCGCCGATCAGACCACCGACGCCGAGCCCGAGGTTCTGCAGGAAGAACTGCATGGCGAAGGCCCGCGACCGGGTCTCCGCGGTGGAGGAGTCCACGATCATCGTGGCGAGCGCCGGCTGCATCACGGCCTGCCCGGCACCGAGCGCGGCCGCCGACAGCACGACGGTCGCCGCACTGTTCGCGAGCCCCAGGCTCAGAGCTCCTACGGCAGCGGTGATCAGGGCGGTGAGCAGCACCGGCAGCGGGCCGCGCCGGACGATGGCCCGCCCGGCGAACGGCAGTACGACGAGAGCGGCCACGGCGAAGACGGCGAGCACAACGCCCGCCGTCATGGAGCCGAGTCCCCGCACCTGCGCCACATAGACGTAGAGGAAGGGGACGGTAAAGCCGAGCCCGAACGCACCGAGTGCGTTGCCCACGTGGATCCGGCGCATCGCTGCGCCCATCGCCCTGGTCACTTTCACCTGCCTTGATCGTGAAGTCTCCGCGCGTAGCTGTTCGGGCTGAAGACTTCGAAGCTAAAGTTAGAAGACCTAAACAGTACACCTCGAAGGACTTCAACGCCAAGCGGCCCCGTGCGATACTTCCGTCATGGGCGACACCCCCGGCGTCAATGAGCCGACACTCGAAGAACAGATCGCCGCCTACCAGCGCGAGTTCCGGGACCTCGACCCCCAGGTCGAGAAGATCGTCTCGGCCCTGGGCCGCCTCAACCGCAGGATGAACGTCGCCTACGGCCGGCAGACCGCGACGCTCGACATCAGCAACGCCGAGTGGGAGGTCCTCAAGGCCCTCGTGCTCTCCGGCGCCCCGTACCGCATGGGCCCGAGCGACCTCGCCAAGCGGCTGGGCCTCACGCCGGCCGCGATGACCCACCGCATCGACCGCATGGTCACGGAGGGGCTCGTCACCCGGGAGCGCGACGAGTCCAACCGCGTGCGCGTCATCGTGGAGCTCACCGCCGAGGGCCGGGAGAAGTGGCTGGAAGCGATGCGCCTGGCCACGGTCTTCGAGGAGGACCTGCTCCAGGACCTCTCCACGGAGGAACGCGGCGTACTGGGCGAGGTCCTGACCCGTCTTCTACGACGCGTGGAGCACGCCCAGCCGGACGCGGGCGGTCGGCTCACCGACCTCGATTAAAGATCTTGACAGGGGAGGTTGACACTGCCTCGCCCGGTCCGTAAGGTTCTTCGAGTTGCCACGGAGCCGTAACGGTTCTGCGGTAGCACCTCCGCCGCGAATGCGGCACCCAAACCTTCAGCACGATCTCCCAATGGGGTCGAATTCGGCGTGCCCGAATTCAATTCGATTTGGGCTCGGCGGCCCGATTAGGAACTGCCGAGAGGATCCGCTAAAGTTAGGGACGTCGGAACGGCCCAACGGCCGGGAAGACAAAGCCCGCTGACTGGGAATCAGGCCCGAAAGGATCTGATAGAGTCGGAAACGCAAGACCGAAGGGAAGCGCCCGGAGGAAAGCCCGAGAGGGTGAGTACAAAGGAAGCGTCCGTTCCTTGAGAACTCAACAGCGTGCCAAAAATCAACGCCAGATATGTTGATACCCCGTCTCCGGCCGATCGGTCGGGACGAGGTTCCTTTGAAAAAGTCCTTCCCCTTGGGGAAGGCGCACAGCGAGGACGCTGAGAACCGTGGGGCTTATTCCGCCCGGCGGTTCCGCTCTCGTGGTGTCGTCCCGATTACGGGAAAACATTCACGGAGAGTTTGATCCTGGCTCAGGACGAACGCTGGCGGCGTGCTTAACACATGCAAGTCGAACGATGAACCACTTCGGTGGGGATTAGTGGCGAACGGGTGAGTAACACGTGGGCAATCTGCCCTGCACTCTGGGACAAGCCCTGGAAACGGGGTCTAATACCGGATACCACCCTTACAGGCATCTGTGAGGGTTGAAAGCTCCGGCGGTGCAGGATGAGCCCGCGGCCTATCAGCTTGTTGGTGAGGTAGTGGCTCACCAAGGCGACGACGGGTAGCCGGCCTGAGAGGGCGACCGGCCACACTGGGACTGAGACACGGCCCAGACTCCTACGGGAGGCAGCAGTGGGGAATATTGCACAATGGGCGAAAGCCTGATGCAGCGACGCCGCGTGAGGGATGACGGCCTTCGGGTTGTAAACCTCTTTCAGCAGGGAAGAAGCGCAAGTGACGGTACCTGCAGAAGAAGCGCCGGCTAACTACGTGCCAGCAGCCGCGGTAATACGTAGGGCGCAAGCGTTGTCCGGAATTATTGGGCGTAAAGAGCTCGTAGGCGGCTTGTCACGTCGGGTGTGAAAGACCGGGGCTTAACCCCGGTTCTGCATTCGATACGGGCTGGCTAGAGTGTGGTAGGGGAGATCGGAATTCCTGGTGTAGCGGTGAAATGCGCAGATATCAGGAGGAACACCGGTGGCGAAGGCGGATCTCTGGGCCATTACTGACGCTGAGGAGCGAAAGCGTGGGGAGCGAACAGGATTAGATACCCTGGTAGTCCACGCCGTAAACGGTGGGAACTAGGTGTTGGCGACATTCCACGTCGTCGGTGCCGCAGCTAACGCATTAAGTTCCCCGCCTGGGGAGTACGGCCGCAAGGCTAAAACTCAAAGGAATTGACGGGGGCCCGCACAAGCAGCGGAGCATGTGGCTTAATTCGACGCAACGCGAAGAACCTTACCAAGGCTTGACATACACCGGAAAGCATCAGAGATGGTGCCCCCCTTGTGGTCGGTGTACAGGTGGTGCATGGCTGTCGTCAGCTCGTGTCGTGAGATGTTGGGTTAAGTCCCGCAACGAGCGCAACCCTTGTTCTGTGTTGCCAGCATGCCCTTCGGGGTGATGGGGACTCACAGGAGACCGCCGGGGTCAACTCGGAGGAAGGTGGGGACGACGTCAAGTCATCATGCCCCTTATGTCTTGGGCTGCACACGTGCTACAATGGCAGGTACAAAGAGCTGCGATACCGCAAGGTGGAGCGAATCTCAAAAAGCCTGTCTCAGTTCGGATTGGGGTCTGCAACTCGACCCCATGAAGTTGGAGTTGCTAGTAATCGCAGATCAGCATTGCTGCGGTGAATACGTTCCCGGGCCTTGTACACACCGCCCGTCACGTCACGAAAGTCGGTAACACCCGAAGCCGGTGGCCCAACCCGTAAGGGAGGGAGCTGTCGAAGGTGGGACTGGCGATTGGGACGAAGTCGTAACAAGGTAGCCGTACCGGAAGGTGCGGCTGGATCACCTCCTTTCTAAGGAGCATCTAGGCCGCCAGGCATTGTCTGGTGGTCCAGGGCCATTACGTCGGCACACGTTCGACGGTGGTTGCTCATGGGTGGAACGTTGATTATTCGGCCGGATTCTCGGGTCGGAGGCTTGCAAGTACTGCTCTTAGGAGCGTGGAAAGCATGATCTCCGGGCGGAGTCTGGCCGGGCACGCTGTTGGGTGTCTGAAGGTACGGCCGAATACGGCTGCCTTCAGTGCCGGCCCCAGTGCACTCGAACCGGTTGGTTCGGGGTGATGGGTGGTTGGTCGTTGTTTGAGAACTGCACAGTGGACGCGAGCATCTGTGGCCAAGTTTTTAAGGGCGCACGGTGGATGCCTTGGCACCAGGAACCGATGAAGGACGTGGGAGGCCACGATAGTCCCCGGGGAGTCGTCAACCAGGCTTTGATCCGGGGGTTTCCGAATGGGGAAACCCGGCAGTCGTCATGGGCTGTCACCCATACCTGAACACATAGGGTATGTGGAGGGAACGCGGGGAAGTGAAACATCTCAGTACCCGCAGGAAGAGAAAACAACCGTGATTCCGGGAGTAGTGGCGAGCGAAACCGGATGAGGCCAAACCTCAAGCGTGTGAGACCCGGCAGGGGTTGCGCTTGGGGGGTTGTGGGATCTCTCTTTTACGGTCTGCCGGCCGTGAGACGAGTCAGAAACCGTTGATGTAGGCGAAGGACATGCGAAAGGTCCGGCGTAGAGGGTAAGACCCCCGTAGTCGAAACATCAGCGGCTCGTTTGAGAGACACCCAAGTAGCACGGGGCCCGAGAAATCCCGTGTGAATCTGGCGGGACCACCCGCTAAGCCTAAATATTCCCTGGTGACCGATAGCGGATAGTACCGTGAGGGAATGGTGAAAAGTACCGCGGGAGCGGAGTGAAATAGTACCTGAAACCGTGTGCCTACAAGCCGTGGGAGCGTCGGAGTGCATGCTTGCATGCACTCTCGTGACTGCGTGCCTTTTGAAGAATGAGCCTGCGAGTTTGCGGTGTGTTGCGAGGTTAACCCGTGTGGGGAAGCCGTAGCGAAAGCGAGTCCGAATAGGGCGGTTTAGTAGCGCGCTCAAGACCCGAAGCGGAGTGATCTAGCCATGGGCAGGTTGAAGCGGCTGTAAGAGGTCGTGGAGGACCGAACCCACCAGGGTTGAAAACCTGGGGGATGACCTGTGGTTAGGGGTGAAAGGCCAATCAAACTCCGTGATAGCTGGTTCTCCCCGAAATGCATTTAGGTGCAGCGTCGTGTGTTTCTTGCCGGAGGTAGAGCACTGGATAGGCGATGGGCCCTACCGGGTTACTGACCTTAGCCAAACTCCGAATGCCGGTAAGTGAGAGCACGGCAGTGAGACTGTGGGGGATAAGCTCCATGGTCGAGAGGGAAACAGCCCAGAGCATCGACTAAGGCCCCTAAGCGTACGCTAAGTGGGAAAGGATGTGGAGTCGCACAGACAACCAGGAGGTTGGCTTAGAAGCAGCCACCCTTGAAAGAGTGCGTAATAGCTCACTGGTCTAGTGATTCCGCGCCGACAATGTAGCGGGGCTCAAGCGTACCGCCGAAGTCGTGTCATTCCAGTAATAGGGCCAACGCCTGCTGGGATGGGTAGGGGAGCGTCGTGTGCCGGGTGAAGCCGCAGCGGAAGCTAGTGGTGGACGGTTCACGAGTGAGAATGCAGGCATGAGTAGCGATACACACGTGAGAAACGTGTGCGCCGATTGACTAAGGGTTCCTGGGTCAAGCTGATCTGCCCAGGGTAAGTCGGGACCTAAGGCGAGGCCGACAGGCGTAGTCGATGGATAACCGGTTGATATTCCGGTACCCGCTGTGAAGCGTCAAACATCGAACCAGGCGATGCTAAGTCCGTGAAGCCGCCCCGGAGCCTTCGGGCAAAGGGGAGTGGTGGAGCCGACGGACCAGACCTGTAGTAGGTGAGTGATGGGGTGACGCAGGAAGGTAGTCCAGCCCGGGCGGTGGTTGTCCCGGGGTAAGGGTGTAGC
Above is a genomic segment from Streptomyces sp. R21 containing:
- a CDS encoding TetR/AcrR family transcriptional regulator; amino-acid sequence: MHIQDSHWSTASAITSGGVVGAAASNGRDPGDGSRTTPLRVDAQRNLEHVLRAAREVFGELGYGAPMEDVARRARVGVGTVYRRFPSKDVLVRRIAEEETSRLTDQARSALGQEDEPWSALSRFLRTSVASGAGRLLPPQILRVGVADERADGAVVDEARVPQQRTQPTPELRLVEQRSAPEAESVAPDGDEVDAGAAALLEVVGQLVERAREAGELRADVTVADVLLVIATAAPSLPDAAQQAAASARLLDILLEGLRSRP
- a CDS encoding SpoIIE family protein phosphatase; its protein translation is MNFTRWSARLPGTQRRSAARTEHTVTPDRRGEGSVPAARAEQLTDDPPCVPAVDDLPVREVLDRVPALVALVHGPDHRVAYVNDAYVAAFGARAVGDPAREILPELDELGLLPLLDQVLRSSKPRTVKSRKAPGGRSYTFTCTPVDMPEDSAGGVLIFAADVTDHAEAAERLRASEREQRETAVTLQHSLLPQELEEPDDLRIAATYQPGGTEAAVGGDWYDVITLGGGRTALVIGDVMGRGVRAAAVMGQLRTAVRAYARLDLPPHEVLQLLDGLATEIDANQIATCAYAVHDPNEGRLVYASAGHLPILVRDESGTVIRADEPTGPPLGTGGWIHASGSVPLGPGSTAVLYTDGLVERRDADLDEGIAALATALSGATGTPQVVCDRLVRSAGVTADHDDDVAVLVLQHPARTGPDGELFRNAALELLGGVEAAPRARAFASGVLTSWRFPTELHDLGVLAASELVANSLQHGTPPMRLRLRRTDRRLIIEVTDGDDHLPRRRRAEPADEAGRGIAIVATIASNWGSRRTPGGGKAVWCEFALPRGEG
- a CDS encoding MFS transporter, which gives rise to MGAAMRRIHVGNALGAFGLGFTVPFLYVYVAQVRGLGSMTAGVVLAVFAVAALVVLPFAGRAIVRRGPLPVLLTALITAAVGALSLGLANSAATVVLSAAALGAGQAVMQPALATMIVDSSTAETRSRAFAMQFFLQNLGLGVGGLIGGHIVDTSRASSFTLLFAIEAAMFLMLVVIMSTVRMPRAPKVEGAPQAKGGSLKSLLGNRAMVQLCVLGFVLFFACYGQFESGLSAYGVEAAGISTSALGTAMAANTAMIAVAQFAVLKFVERRKRSRVIAAVGLIWALAWVAAGYAGLGHGSQTMATAAFVSTYALFGLGEAMLSPTVAPLVADLAPTGLAGQYNSAFALVKQLALAIGPAVGGPMGASLHAPYIVTFLLFSLGITFLAVRLGRQLTPVQNQPSLAKSRVVAQGNTPAEPVPANA
- a CDS encoding NAD(P)/FAD-dependent oxidoreductase, translated to MVKEPVRILIVGGGYVGLYTALRLQRKLKPELKRGDVEIVVVSPDPYMTYQPFLPEAAAGSISPRHVVVPLRRVLDDCQVVIGEAQSIDHAKRTVTLTTLATEEEGGTEQLSYDELVLAPGSISRTLPIPGLAEYAIGFKTVEEAIGLRNHVIEQMDIASSTRDPAIRDAALTFVFVGGGYAGVEALAELEDMARYTARYYHNVKADDMKWILVEASNRILPEVGEEMGKYTVTQLRQRNIDVRLETRLDSCADRIAVLSDGSRFPTRTVVWTAGVKPHPVLAASDLPLNERGRLKCTAQLTIDGATHAWGAGDAAAVPDVTAAEPGKETAPNAQHAVRQAKVLGDNIAASLRGQPLQEYAHKYVGSVASLGLHKGVAHVYGRKLKGYPAWFMHRVYHLSRVPTFNRKARVLAEWTLSGLFKREIVSLGSLEHPRAEFELAAGGKPPQDPKGSS
- a CDS encoding MarR family winged helix-turn-helix transcriptional regulator, whose protein sequence is MGDTPGVNEPTLEEQIAAYQREFRDLDPQVEKIVSALGRLNRRMNVAYGRQTATLDISNAEWEVLKALVLSGAPYRMGPSDLAKRLGLTPAAMTHRIDRMVTEGLVTRERDESNRVRVIVELTAEGREKWLEAMRLATVFEEDLLQDLSTEERGVLGEVLTRLLRRVEHAQPDAGGRLTDLD